The Zygotorulaspora mrakii chromosome 3, complete sequence genome includes a region encoding these proteins:
- a CDS encoding resistance to Congo red protein (similar to Saccharomyces cerevisiae RCR1 (YBR005W) and RCR2 (YDR003W); ancestral locus Anc_3.200), with the protein MSPINWIKSASTGDGQYVKRADYWDDSGWEQGRWILFVVFAVALLMLILYTRMANRRRVLRGQAPIRGTAWISPPTYRQSQTQHNRGTGDPAEDYVPEYTERANNQDLGYYDQNGEFHLNSKVEYQAPPSLSRRGSESSESIERPQPAVTRVPTDDMDLDFRRYRPTTAPPPASSSESQNAAVSGAAVEVSSSNTNTSIELQNITSPEKARLSKS; encoded by the coding sequence ATGAGTCCTATCAACTGGATCAAGAGTGCTAGTACCGGCGATGGGCAATACGTAAAAAGGGCCGATTATTGGGATGACTCTGGTTGGGAGCAAGGAAGATGGATTTTGTTTGTCGTATTTGCCGTAGCATTGCTTATGCTTATTTTATATACCCGGATGGCAAATAGACGAAGGGTTTTACGTGGACAGGCTCCAATTAGAGGCACAGCATGGATATCGCCACCGACGTACAGACAATCTCAGACACAACATAACAGAGGTACTGGAGATCCCGCAGAAGATTATGTTCCCGAGTATACGGAAAGGGCAAATAATCAGGATCTAGGGTATTATGATCAAAACGGCGagtttcatttgaattCCAAGGTAGAATATCAAGCTCCTCCCTCGCTCTCAAGACGGGGATCAGAGTCATCTGAGTCTATCGAACGACCACAGCCAGCCGTTACAAGGGTACCCACAGATGATATGGATTTAGATTTTAGAAGATACCGTCCGACAACGGCGCCACCTCCAGCTTCTAGTTCAGAATCGCAAAATGCAGCTGTGTCAGGAGCAGCTGTGGAAGTTTCTTCTAGCAATACCAATACATCAATTGAATTACAAAATATCACATCCCCTGAGAAGGCCAGACTGTCGAAGAGCTAG
- the UGA2 gene encoding succinate-semialdehyde dehydrogenase (NAD(P)(+)) (similar to Saccharomyces cerevisiae UGA2 (YBR006W); ancestral locus Anc_3.199): MSSVKGIRPTLRSEELLKKGAYIAGKWITESKEYFEVTDPATNAVITKLPDQPVQAVDEAIDAAFESYKEFKNTTPRQRAGWLRNMYNLMIENTNDLAKILTWENGKALTEAIGEIKYAASYFEWYAEEACRAYGVTIQPANPSNRAFTLRQPVGVCGLICPWNFPSAMITRKAAAALAAGCTVIVKPDSQTPLSALALAHLIEKAGFPKGSFNVVLSHTRTPEFGLRLCESPKVKKISFTGSTNVGKILMKQSASTMKKLSFELGGNAPFIIFEDADLELAVDQAVASKFRGLGQTCVCANRLYVHASIIDKFSDLLAAKVRKFVMGHGLDEKTTHGCLINQNAIKKVEDHVQDAVKKGAKVVLEGGPLSNLGPSFYSPYILSHVPENAKVSHEETFGPLCPIFSFKNMEEVVGYANDTEVGLAAYVFSKDVNTLYTVSEALETGMVSCNTGLFTDCSIPFGGIGESGFGREGSLYGIEDYTVVKTVTMGNLPKRL; the protein is encoded by the coding sequence ATGTCTTCTGTAAAAGGTATTAGACCTACGCTAAGAAGTGAggagcttttgaaaaaaggtgCTTACATTGCCGGAAAGTGGATCACTGAGAGTAAggaatattttgaagttaCTGATCCTGCCACTAACGCAGTGATTACAAAGCTGCCTGATCAGCCCGTGCAAGCTGTAGATGAAGCAATTGATGCGGCTTTTGAATCATATAAAGAATTTAAGAATACGACACCAAGGCAAAGAGCTGGTTGGCTGAGAAATATGTACAATTTGATGATAGAGAATACAAATGATCTCGCAAAAATCTTGACCTGGGAAAACGGCAAAGCCTTGACTGAAGCAATTGGCGAAATTAAGTACGCCGCAtcatattttgaatggtaCGCAGAGGAGGCTTGTCGTGCATATGGTGTTACTATCCAGCCTGCAAATCCATCAAACAGAGCATTTACATTGAGACAACCCGTCGGAGTTTGTGGTTTGATATGTCCATGGAATTTTCCTAGTGCAATGATTACCCGtaaagcagcagcagcactCGCGGCCGGATGTACAGTCATTGTGAAACCAGACTCGCAGACGCCATTATCAGCTCTGGCTTTGGCACATCTAATTGAGAAGGCCGGTTTTCCGAAAGGAAGTTTTAATGTGGTTCTTTCTCATACCAGAACACCAGAATTTGGTTTAAGACTTTGCGAATCCCcaaaagtcaaaaaaatatctttCACCGGATCTACAAATgttggaaaaattttgatgaaacaGTCAGCTTCCACCATGAAGaagctttcttttgagCTTGGAGGCAATGCACCTTTCAtcatatttgaagatgCAGATTTAGAACTTGCAGTAGATCAGGCAGTTGCTTCAAAATTCAGAGGTCTTGGACAAACATGTGTTTGCGCCAACCGACTCTACGTTCATGCTTCTATCATTGACAAATTTTCTGATTTGCTAGCAGCGAAAGTTAGGAAATTTGTTATGGGGCATGGACTAGATGAAAAAACGACCCATGGGTGCTTAATAAATCAAAATGCAATaaagaaagttgaagatcACGTTCAAGATGCAGTTAAAAAGGGTGCGAAGGTAGTCCTTGAAGGTGGGCCATTATCTAACTTGGGTCCAAGCTTCTATTCACCTTATATTTTATCCCATGTTCCTGAAAATGCAAAGGTTTCTCACGAAGAAACATTCGGACCCTTGTGTCCAATATTCTCCTTCAAGAACATGGAGGAGGTAGTCGGTTATGCCAATGATACAGAGGTCGGCCTTGCTGCCTATGTTTTTTCCAAAGACGTAAATACCCTTTACACCGTATCAGAAGCTCTGGAAACTGGAATGGTTTCTTGTAACACTGGACTTTTCACAGACTGTTCCATTCCATTTGGAGGTATTGGGGAAAGCGGTTTTGGTAGAGAGGGCTCTTTATATGGTATCGAGGATTATACTGTTGTGAAAACCGTTACAATGGGCAATTTACCAAAGAGACTTTGA
- the RAD57 gene encoding putative DNA-dependent ATPase RAD57 (similar to Saccharomyces cerevisiae RAD57 (YDR004W); ancestral locus Anc_3.198), whose amino-acid sequence MDLYDELPQSDLLCDDEFSDLLIASEQYQVSVIEFLTLQSKELATLLQRSINEVVKFQQLLFGEFKTQFLETNKIQVLTDGISPLPFSTGDVNIDENLGGGIFTHSITEIFGESSTGKSQFLMQLSLSVQLPSNLGGLGGKCVYIATEGDLPTQRLEELITSRKEFKNHNVTQNNIYTVTCSDLMTQEHILDVQLPVLLEKNKGAIKLIIVDSIAHHMRVELTSTSFKESQDNRFYIDRMAEKLLGLAGKYSLAIVVANQVGDKPLVEATESSYQAVTDYEYQLGWMVGWKDSTILYRQNFNELPSTNKMNVSGVSFYDNMLSDDEDSILIEEELQRLTKSATDSNGFTNRKNEISKAIPSSRSESFPVIARKPLKRRIDRRVPTLGLAWANHVSTRILLSKLYKASALVKRGEIHLYNGSDPSALWQVKRIMKVVFSTYSQPCEVSFIINKRGLESV is encoded by the coding sequence ATGGATCTCTATGATGAGTTACCGCAGAGTGACCTACTTtgtgatgatgaattttctgaCCTGTTGATTGCGTCCGAGCAATACCAGGTATCTGTCATTGAATTCTTGACGCTGCAGTCCAAGGAACTGGCCACACTCCTGCAGAGATCAATCAATGAGGTTGTCAAATTTCAGCAACTCTTATTTGGAGAGTTTAAGACGCAATTCCTTGAAACAAACAAAATCCAAGTCCTCACAGATGGAATAAGCCCTTTGCCGTTCAGTACTGGCGATGTCAACATCGATGAGAACCTTGGAGGCGGCATCTTCACGCATAGCATTACAGAGATTTTTGGGGAAAGCTCTACTGGAAAGTCACAGTTTCTGATGCAGCTCTCTCTTTCTGTTCAATTGCCGTCAAATTTAGGTGGTTTGGGAGGCAAATGTGTTTATATCGCGACCGAGGGCGACCTACCCACTCAAAGATTGGAAGAGCTTATAACAAGTAGAAAAGAATTTAAGAATCATAATGTTACTCAAAATAATATTTACACCGTAACTTGTAGTGATCTGATGACGCAAGAACATATTTTGGATGTACAGTTGCCCGTTTTattggaaaagaataagGGCGCGATTAAACTTATTATTGTTGATTCCATTGCTCACCATATGCGTGTAGAACTTACTAGTACGTCTTTTAAAGAGTCGCAGGACAACAGGTTTTATATTGATAGAATGGCTGAAAAGCTGCTCGGTTTAGCAGGAAAATACTCTCTGGCTATAGTTGTTGCCAATCAAGTAGGTGATAAACCTCTAGTTGAGGCCACAGAGTCATCATACCAAGCGGTGACTGATTATGAATATCAACTAGGCTGGATGGTAGGCTGGAAGGACTCGACTATTCTCTACCGGCAGAATTTCAACGAATTGCCTTCAACTAATAAGATGAATGTTTCAGGCGTATCATTTTACGATAATATGCTTTCTGATGACGAAGATTCAATCTTAATAGAGGAGGAGCTACAAAGATTAACAAAGTCTGCGACTGATTCCAATGGTTTCacaaatagaaaaaatgagatttcGAAAGCCATTCCGAGTAGCAGATCGGAGAGTTTTCCTGTAATTGCAAGGAAACCGcttaaaagaagaatagaCCGTCGGGTTCCCACTCTGGGACTTGCCTGGGCTAATCATGTATCTACAAGGATCTTGTTGAGCAAGCTGTACAAGGCTTCAGCTCTTGTAAAACGGGGGGAGATCCATCTTTACAATGGGTCAGATCCTTCCGCTCTTTGGCAAGTGAAAAGAATCATGAAAGTTGTTTTCTCCACCTATTCTCAACCATGTGAGGTATCTTTCATAATAAATAAGAGGGGATTGGAAAGTGTATAA
- the MAF1 gene encoding RNA polymerase III-inhibiting protein MAF1 (similar to Saccharomyces cerevisiae MAF1 (YDR005C); ancestral locus Anc_3.197) encodes MKFIDELDVERVNQTLNFETSECKISGGCDIFTTKPVASDKKLYKTIDHHLESLLQENEGYNAVCQQQALLESGGSASPPEQSPQGCNSFWEQKRRMSINDNQSSNGNGSNSSGSYLRTNKLNDQNLKELVQNGDNGYLSSSSAESVTRGKGIMRRTSSTNSLQSNKFEATRRRSSAYENGSSINIGPFGPINETASRRTFAYLIAILNASYPDHDFSLLEPTDFLKVSLKSMISKFENALYSLGKKPEEWMWEVINSHMDMSDCVIYQYNPARSFMDDEPGHLWSLIWFLFNKKRKRVAYLYLTSARLNFSRNDINEDDEKESNTQNSRKRIIIGEDSNQFEGEYDLTYEENAIEDDVDDAIESSNKVSKGPF; translated from the exons ATGAAG TTCATAGATGAATTAGATGTTGAAAGGGTCAATCAAACGCTAAATTTTGAGACTAGCGAGTGTAAAATAAGTGGAGGATGCGACATTTTTACAACAAAACCGGTAGCCTCTGATAAGAAACTATATAAGACTATAGACCACCATTTGGAATCACTCTTGCAGGAAAATGAGGGATACAATGCGGTGTGTCAACAGCAGGCTCTTTTGGAGTCAGGGGGCTCTGCTTCACCTCCCGAACAATCCCCTCAAGGTTGCAACTCTTTTTGGGAGCAGAAAAGACGAATGTCAATAAATGATAATCAAAGTTCTAATGGAAATGGTAGCAACAGTAGTGGGTCATATCTGAGAACTAATAAGTTAAATGaccaaaatttgaaagagttaGTTCAGAATGGTGACAATGGTTACTTAAGTTCTTCATCAGCTGAATCTGTAACTCGCGGAAAGGGAATTATGAGAAGAACAAGTAGTACGAATAGTCTTCAAAGTAATAAATTCGAAGCAACAAGGAGAAGATCCTCTGCTTATGAAAATGGCAGCAGTATCAACATAGGACCTTTTGGTCCTATCAATGAAACGGCGAGTCGTAGGACATTTGCGTATCTTATAGCAATACTGAATGCTTCATATCCCGATCATGATTTCTCTCTTTTGGAGCCAACGGACTTTTTGAAGGtatctttgaaatcgatgatatcgaaatttgaaaatgcacTCTATTCACTGGGTAAAAAGCCGGAAGAGTGGATGTGGGAAGTTATTAATTCCCATATGGATATGTCGGATTGCGTGATTTACCAATACAACCCTGCCAGATCGTTCATGGATGATGAGCCAGGGCACTTATGGAGTCTGATATggtttcttttcaataaaaaaagaaagaggGTGGCATACCTTTATTTGACTTCAGCCAgactcaatttttcaagaaatgatattaatgaagatgatgaaaaagagagtAATACACAGAACAGCAGAAAAAGGATTATTATTGGAGAGGATTCCAATCAATTTGAGGGTGAATATGACTTGACGTATGAAGAAAATGCCATTGAAGACGACGTTGACGATGCTATCGAGTCTTCAAATAAAGTATCAAAGGGTCCATTTTAG
- the DSF2 gene encoding Dsf2p (similar to Saccharomyces cerevisiae DSF2 (YBR007C); ancestral locus Anc_3.196) — protein MNLDLSKASPLDELRNRSGYFPSLSCANEIVDNADNSWTNQDDSNSIYQGTNQSIFSFETIQTNERLLDRLALSAEDELFLQQALKEEEEKNKDCLKKQSTGPIICMPASKFPSLRTQYPPIKKEHDLKLDHVSAEFSNLRGDFSSSSVEQHFPANSRYSYLVEEDIDIEAIHRSNFTGRGSDRQQHPYRPKIIASNSAGNCNNSGDADVVNFERYRMKNSKLAYYYEQLSQFNFEHTGEHESSSMYKTPRNQYYEIKTPVITEEQTYQNVSGSSTASFADEGILSKPKTESSMESDISSKGIFNTQDGSRDLFYSTPTKTSSSPTVESEFVKDVSREPPQLFKTHKKKSSFSLKNLFRSPKSHKQKGTSEGRGSFEETKNIHYHGRSSAESSPRKPRNHLRHFIFPVNPTIHLETQTPTKYKHGNKNSSRHFRSLSDFTTKSPSCSPSTNRGGYNGRKETTGRRLSLDSKRQPFPPLQFQTPAHSKKPSKNALQLSLKSDYISTIAAGPANNASSTFDEIELAITMKKEGRLIESAQNLQRLCSKKNLTAFLLYGLALRDGCGVRKDCKESFKYIKVAAEVHSEKEDVFEKDIDVFALEHSRGLPKIVPEPMAPALYECGMAYLKGLGLEKPDELKGLKYLEKAASLGHIDSMCISGTIWSKKSAVRKRDIVRAAAWFRIAEQRGANLIGSSWIHKEKYVNPLLSITTM, from the coding sequence ATGAACCTTGACTTGTCTAAGGCTTCTCCGCTGGATGAGTTGAGAAATAGAAGTGGCTACTTTCCTAGCTTGTCTTGTGCCAATGAGATAGTGGACAATGCTGATAATTCATGGACAAATCAGGACGACAGTAATTCCATATACCAAGGAACAAATCAGAGcatcttttcctttgaaacTATCCAAACTAATGAGAGGTTATTGGATAGATTAGCTTTGAGTGCTGAAGACGAATTGTTTTTACAACAAGCGCTAaaggaggaagaggaaaagaataaagACTGTTTAAAAAAGCAGTCAACCGGCCCGATAATATGTATGCCGGCCTCAAAATTTCCATCACTGAGAACTCAGTACCCTCCAATTAAGAAAGAACATGATTTGAAGCTCGATCATGTTTCTgcagaattttcaaatcttagaggtgatttttcatcttcaagtGTTGAACAACACTTTCCAGCCAATTCAAGATACTCCTATCTTGTTGAAGAGGACATTGACATTGAAGCAATTCACAGGTCAAATTTTACTGGTCGGGGAAGCGATAGACAGCAGCATCCTTATCGCCCTAAGATCATTGCTTCTAACAGTGCTGGCAACTGTAATAATTCAGGTGATGCTGATGTGGtgaactttgaaagataccGCATGAAAAACTCTAAGCTGGCATATTACTATGAACAGCTTTCGCAGttcaattttgaacatACAGGAGAACATGAATCGTCGTCAATGTATAAGACCCCCCGCAACCAGTACTATGAAATCAAAACTCCAGTTATAACAGAAGAGCAAACATACCAGAATGTAAGTGGTAGCAGCACAGCTTCCTTCGCCGACGAAGGGATACTTTCGAAGCCAAAGACCGAATCATCAATGGAGAGCGACATCTCATCAAAGGGAATTTTCAACACTCAAGATGGATCGCGTGATCTGTTTTACTCAACTCCAACAAAGACCAGTTCATCACCCACTGTAGAATCTGAATTTGTCAAAGATGTCTCTCGAGAACCACCCcagcttttcaaaactcacaagaaaaaatcatctttCTCCTTGAAGAACCTTTTCAGATCACCAAAGTCTCATAAACAGAAAGGCACTTCTGAGGGTAGAGGTAGTTTTGAAGAAACGAAAAACATACATTATCATGGCCGTTCATCTGCCGAAAGCTCGCCCCGGAAACCACGGAATCACTTGAGACATTTCATATTTCCAGTCAATCCAACAATTCATTTGGAAACTCAAACCCCTACAAAATACAAGCACGGTAATAAAAACAGTTCCAGACACTTCCGCTCACTTTCTGATTTCACCACCAAGTCTCCCAGTTGTAGTCCATCAACGAATAGAGGTGGTTACAACGGCAGAAAAGAGACCACTGGTAGAAGGTTGTCACTCGATAGTAAACGACAACCATTTCCACCTCTACAATTTCAAACGCCGGCGCATTCAAAGAAGCCCAGTAAAAATGCTTTGCAACTTAGTCTCAAAAGTGATTACATCAGTACAATCGCTGCTGGACCGGCAAATAATGCATCTTCgacttttgatgaaattgaactGGCGATAactatgaaaaaagaaggaagacTCATAGAATCTGCTCAAAATTTACAAAGACTTTGttcgaaaaagaatttaaCTGCTTTCTTACTATATGGATTAGCATTACGAGATGGATGTGGGGTACGAAAGGACTGTAAAGAGTCCTTTAAATACATCAAAGTTGCTGCTGAGGTTcattctgaaaaagaagatgtttttgaaaaagatattgacGTTTTTGCGTTGGAACACAGTAGAGGATTACCGAAGATTGTCCCGGAACCGATGGCTCCGGCATTATACGAGTGCGGGATGGCCTATTTGAAAGGTCTAGGGCTTGAGAAACCTGATGAGTTGAAAGGCCTCAAATATCTCGAGAAAGCTGCTTCCCTTGGACATATAGATTCTATGTGTATAAGTGGTACTATCTGGTCGAAAAAGTCTGCCGTtagaaaaagagatataGTAAGAGCAGCTGCATGGTTTCGAATAGCCGAACAAAGAGGTGCTAATTTGATCGGATCGAGTTGGATTCACAAAGAGAAGTATGTGAATCCCTTATTATCGATTACCACCATGTAA
- the SOK1 gene encoding Sok1p (similar to Saccharomyces cerevisiae SOK1 (YDR006C); ancestral locus Anc_3.195) has product MCFVFYFLPAKRSRERRDRKERKKETKSERLFFHSYYFNLSLQAITQTLVIQAGHIYRMEQPRAQSTTASTATATGGSTASAATSSPPAQSKIKSQVTVQESNSSNLGSTSSTSIRAHRFLDAQGKDTTMNMNDQGNKSTEIGIVSDEDVEMAGSDEMILPGSGVLGKEYTETVASAELVEGTITPHSSQFLNENRNDNASNLFKQFDSKTGQFLRSTDRRNDKISDIDLQATNTSTLCGTNNSYNRGFVRERELIANTSTTAAATPTTAATVAPSAGNNTTLTPASSLRIYTRGKFRSHSVPTISHSSLRKLTSCDKQSHYHYHNNSTNPHQSHHHHHHHHNHHNHHNHHNSHLHRLQHNSSLSNHSIISSAGIKKKKFTKTTNHHSREHSNISETHGLHSMNKANLMNTSDANKNSRPNNGSNANKADDVLKARSSHALNNNSSSLRNAILLCHHGRASGIKYEELSMDERINLIKNQPGSMPLPPINLQCLKEIDLQEIVKNPQLRHDIIFDPLLQFRPNLDGERGVKKKQLADKYWNDVQNEIFVYSRRAEVFDYNHTRLVPLFNTLREVLLTIVPQREAHVINNALDTELSVQELLKGSLMMSNLSEWLSQLFKLHCAPMRDAWVDKMSLKFKEAEEESSFPKLIEALRLVFQILEAMKLDIANHQIRILRTALLSNSVEFEKQYFQSLMSSNRVNLKSSLIWFNKKYVESEIAGKATNDQATARDIYKLCVGSIISLLSCRKMVREFPTSLSFDHARLILLRADIRQIVCLLVCRLLFKQLVANDSSLDKSTKDYINASFTTKRLKEEVVSIITDEHGNCRWTKNIMSIAIHLCKTIQDLKNELISGKNDGNEKVPDILSSTASLDTAKVDFAKSWLSKQTQPLSEVYGVLENRVFKSLEDSIFNKSGCTVDGRVKQDFIYICSSNTGNSGGIDALGGTTGSTTTVMTPSREGNTRDLAHLTSHSTVSPPSSSNEPHNSFTSPSLASSSTTICGSDNSFQGLEMEVFENVYRHLYTVVNFHWSVFGCHYVDSLSDKIQNATH; this is encoded by the coding sequence ATGTGTTTTGTCTTCTATTTCCTGCCAGCTAAGAGAAGTAGGGAAAGGAGAGACAGgaaggaaagaaaaaaagagacaaAAAGCGAAAGGTTGTTTTTCCATTCCTACTATTTTAACTTGAGTTTACAAGCCATAACGCAAACCTTGGTCATCCAAGCAGGGCATATATATCGGATGGAACAACCCAGGGCACAGAGCACTACAGCCTCGACCGCAACAGCAACAGGCGGATCCACAGCGTCGGCAGCAACTTCGTCGCCACCTGCGCAGTCAAAGATAAAAAGTCAGGTCACGGTTCAAGAATCAAACAGCAGTAATCTTGGCTCCACGTCAAGCACATCAATCAGAGCACATAGGTTCTTGGACGCACAAGGTAAAGATACAACGATGAACATGAACGACCAGGGTAATAAGTCGACCGAAATCGGTATTGTTTCAGATGAAGATGTCGAAATGGCAGGAAGCGATGAAATGATACTTCCTGGCAGTGGCGTTCTAGGTAAGGAGTATACTGAAACGGTTGCATCAGCTGAACTCGTTGAAGGGACAATCACTCCTCATAGTagtcaatttttgaacgaAAATAGAAACGATAATGCCAGTAATTTGTTCAAGCAGTTCGACTCAAAGACTGGACAGTTCTTACGTAGCACCGATCGCCGGAATGACAAGATTTCAGATATAGATTTACAAGCGACAAATACATCCACTCTTTGCGGTACTAATAATAGCTACAATAGGGGGTTCGTTCGGGAGCGCGAACTAATCGCAAACACATCAACAACGGCTGCAGCTACACCGACAACGGCGGCAACAGTGGCGCCATCAGCAGGGAATAATACCACTCTAACACCTGCGTCATCATTGAGAATATATACCAGGGGAAAATTCAGGTCACATTCAGTACCTACCATATCTCATTCATCATTAAGAAAACTAACGAGTTGTGACAAACAATCTCATTACCACTATCATAATAATAGTACCAATCCCCATCAAAGTCATCACCATCACCATCACCACCATAATCATCATAACCATCATAACCATCATAATAGTCATCTTCACCGTCTTCAACATAACAGTTCGCTTTCAAACCATTCAATAATAAGCTCTGCTggaataaagaagaaaaaattcaccaaGACCACGAATCATCATAGCAGAGAACATTCAAACATTTCGGAAACTCACGGTTTACATTCCATGAATAAGgcaaatttgatgaatacCAGTGATGCTAATAAAAATAGCAGGCCAAACAATGGGAGCAACGCAAACAAAGCTGACGATGTTCTGAAGGCCAGGTCTTCTCATGCACTCAATAAtaattcatcttctttgCGTAACGCAATTTTACTATGTCATCATGGCAGAGCATCAGGCATCAAGTATGAGGAATTAAGTATGGACGAGAGgataaatttgataaagaatcAGCCTGGATCAATGCCTTTGCCTCCAATAAATTTACAGTGTCTGAAAGAAATAGATTTACAAGAGATTGTTAAGAATCCTCAGTTAAGGCACGATATAATATTTGATCCGTTATTGCAGTTTCGGCCAAACTTAGATGGTGAGAGAGGtgtaaaaaagaaacaattAGCCGATAAATACTGGAATGatgttcaaaatgaaatattcgTTTATTCAAGGAGAGCAGAAGTTTTCGATTATAATCACACGAGATTGGTTCCTCTTTTCAACACGCTAAGAGAAGTATTGTTGACGATAGTTCCACAAAGAGAAGCTCATGTAATAAATAATGCCTTGGATACGGAACTGAGCGTACAGGAATTACTGAAGGGATCATTAATGATGTCAAACCTTTCAGAATGGTTATCACAACTATTCAAGCTCCACTGTGCCCCCATGAGAGATGCGTGGGTGGATAAAATGAGTTTGAAGTTCAAAGAAGCCGAAGAGGAATCGTCATTCCCTAAATTAATCGAAGCGTTGAGGTTagtctttcaaattctcgAAGCCATGAAATTGGACATTGcaaatcatcaaataaGAATTTTAAGGACAGCATTATTGAGTAATTCGGTGgaatttgagaaacaatACTTCCAATCATTAATGTCCTCCAACAGGGTTAATCTTAAATCTTCTCTGATTTGGTTTAATAAAAAGTACgttgaaagtgaaatcGCTGGAAAAGCAACAAATGACCAAGCCACTGCGAGAGATATCTATAAATTATGCGTAGGGAGTATTATAAGCTTACTTTCATGTCGCAAAATGGTTAGGGAGTTTCCTACATCGCTGTCATTTGATCACGCCAGATTAATCTTATTGAGAGCTGATATCCGTCAAATTGTTTGTTTATTGGTTTGCCGTTTACTTTTCAAACAGCTGGTTGCTAACGACTCTAGTCTAGACAAGTCCACCAAAGATTATATAAATGCATCATTCACAACCAAAAGACTGAAGGAAGAAGTGGTTAGTATCATAACAGATGAACACGGAAATTGTAGATGGACAAAGAATATCATGTCAATAGCTATCCATCTTTGCAAAACCATCCAAGActtaaaaaatgaattaaTATCCGGTAAGAATGatggaaatgaaaaagtgcCAGACATTTTATCTTCCACCGCTTCATTGGACACAGCCAAAgttgattttgcaaaatcttGGCTATCAAAGCAGACTCAACCTTTAAGTGAAGTTTATGGGGTTCTGGAAAACAgagttttcaaatctttaGAGGACAGTATATTCAACAAGTCAGGTTGCACAGTGGACGGCAGAGTCAAGCAAGatttcatatatatatgcagCAGCAATACTGGTAACAGTGGTGGCATAGATGCGCTGGGAGGAACTACTGGTAGTACCACAACTGTGATGACACCGTCCAGGGAAGGAAATACAAGGGATCTTGCGCATCTAACATCACATAGTACTGTTTCACCTCCGTCAAGTAGTAATGAGCCCCACAACTCCTTCACATCTCCTTCTTTAGCATCATCTTCTACAACGATATGCGGTTCAGACAATTCGTTTCAGGGTCTTGAAATGGAAGTgtttgaaaatgtttatcGTCACTTATACACCGTGGTAAATTTTCACTGGTCCGTATTCGGGTGTCATTATGTCGATTCGTTGAGCGATAAGATACAAAATGCTACCCATTAA
- the HHF1 gene encoding histone H4 (similar to Saccharomyces cerevisiae HHF1 (YBR009C); ancestral locus Anc_3.194), with amino-acid sequence MSGRGKGGKGLGKGGAKRHRKILRDNIQGITKPAIRRLARRGGVKRISGLIYEEVRAVLKTFLESVIRDAVTYTEHAKRKTVTSLDVVYALKRQGRTLYGFGG; translated from the coding sequence ATGTCTGGTAGAGGTAAAGGTGGTAAAGGTCTAGGTAAAGGTGGTGCTAAACGTCACAGAAAGATTCTTAGAGATAACATTCAGGGTATCACAAAGCCTGCCATCAGAAGACTGGCAAGAAGGGGTGGTGTTAAGCGTATCTCAGGTCTAATCTACGAAGAAGTCAGAGCCGTCTTGAAGACCTTCTTGGAAAGTGTTATCAGAGATGCTGTTACATACACAGAACACGCAAAGAGAAAGACCGTTACATCTTTGGATGTGGTCTATGCCTTGAAGAGACAAGGTAGAACCTTGTATGGTTTCGGTGGTTAA